A single region of the Coraliomargarita parva genome encodes:
- a CDS encoding ABC-F family ATP-binding cassette domain-containing protein has protein sequence MLTVSKLSKAFGPKVLFSDLSFRLNKGERVGLVGPNGAGKTTLFSILLGQAESDSGLVEFERGVRIGYLPQESAPAGEETVLELAAAVTPELEQVYATFRQHPAAEAPERLSAQERFVELEGYVLEAKAKRILAGLAFRHEDFEMPARTLSGGWIMRAHLARLLVMEPELLMLDEPTNHLDLETLGWFQSQLKAYSGAILTISHDREFLNAVCNDISEIRHQRLHRYTGNFDDYLRQKAEREIQHKAAYENQQREIAQLEDFIRRFRAKASKAAQAQARMKQLEKMERIAPPESEAPVIHFKFPQPERSGQRVATLEQVKQSYGDHLVYEGLNLQVEKGERVVLVGPNGAGKSTLLKILANQVPINAGTRELGHNVSVGYFSQQRVEVLDLERTVLDEALQQTAPGCSDQDVRNILGAFLFRGDDVFKKVKVLSGGEKSRLALVKLLLAPPNLLLLDEPTTHLDMSSIDALVAALRDYSGTLVFVSHDVHFIRALSEQTIQIQAGCVTAYAGNYDYYLRKSGAESEQSGLVAGLKNARPDGSPAAEGTAHQALSAKERRRRDAEARKESAKERRILEKRVNELETEILALEEEQTRISGQLEDPESYSDAEKAKTLNLQAARVAKRLEEKNYEWELAAEALSEFNTES, from the coding sequence ATGCTCACCGTCTCGAAACTCAGCAAAGCCTTCGGCCCGAAAGTGCTGTTCTCCGACCTCTCCTTCCGACTCAACAAGGGTGAGCGGGTCGGGCTGGTCGGCCCCAATGGCGCAGGCAAGACCACCTTGTTCTCCATCCTGCTGGGGCAAGCCGAATCCGACAGCGGACTGGTCGAATTTGAACGCGGGGTGCGCATCGGCTACCTGCCCCAGGAAAGCGCTCCCGCCGGAGAGGAAACCGTGCTGGAACTGGCGGCTGCAGTGACTCCGGAACTGGAACAGGTGTACGCAACTTTTCGCCAGCACCCCGCCGCCGAGGCTCCCGAACGCCTCTCCGCTCAAGAACGCTTTGTCGAACTTGAAGGCTATGTGCTCGAAGCCAAAGCCAAGCGTATCCTCGCCGGACTGGCTTTCCGGCACGAGGACTTCGAGATGCCGGCACGCACGCTCAGCGGCGGTTGGATCATGCGGGCCCACCTCGCACGCCTGCTCGTGATGGAACCGGAACTCCTCATGCTCGACGAGCCCACCAACCATTTGGACCTCGAGACACTGGGCTGGTTTCAAAGCCAGCTGAAGGCCTACTCCGGCGCCATCCTCACCATTTCCCACGACCGCGAGTTCCTCAACGCCGTCTGCAACGATATCTCGGAAATCCGGCATCAGCGCCTGCACCGCTACACCGGAAACTTTGACGACTACCTCCGTCAAAAGGCTGAACGCGAGATCCAGCACAAAGCAGCCTACGAGAACCAACAGCGCGAGATTGCACAACTGGAGGATTTTATCCGCCGTTTCCGGGCCAAGGCCTCCAAAGCCGCCCAAGCACAGGCCAGAATGAAGCAACTTGAGAAAATGGAACGGATTGCACCACCGGAATCCGAGGCGCCGGTCATCCATTTCAAGTTTCCCCAACCGGAACGTAGCGGCCAGCGCGTGGCCACCCTCGAGCAAGTCAAACAATCCTACGGGGACCATCTCGTCTATGAAGGCCTCAACCTGCAGGTTGAAAAGGGAGAACGCGTCGTCCTCGTCGGTCCCAATGGCGCGGGCAAATCCACCCTACTGAAGATCCTCGCCAACCAGGTCCCGATCAACGCAGGCACACGCGAACTCGGCCATAACGTAAGCGTCGGGTATTTCTCACAGCAGCGGGTCGAGGTGCTGGATCTGGAACGCACCGTCCTCGACGAAGCGCTCCAGCAAACCGCACCGGGCTGCAGCGACCAGGATGTCCGTAATATCCTCGGCGCCTTCCTCTTCCGCGGAGATGATGTCTTCAAGAAGGTCAAGGTCCTCAGTGGAGGCGAAAAAAGCCGGCTGGCACTGGTCAAGCTGCTCCTTGCCCCGCCCAACCTGCTCCTGCTCGACGAGCCGACAACCCACTTGGACATGTCGAGTATCGACGCCCTTGTCGCCGCACTCAGGGACTACAGCGGCACCCTGGTCTTTGTCAGCCACGATGTACACTTCATCCGGGCGCTGTCCGAGCAGACGATTCAAATCCAAGCCGGCTGCGTGACCGCCTATGCGGGCAATTACGATTATTATCTGCGAAAATCAGGCGCCGAATCCGAGCAAAGCGGGTTGGTCGCCGGTTTGAAAAACGCACGGCCGGACGGCAGCCCTGCCGCCGAAGGCACCGCCCATCAGGCACTCAGCGCCAAGGAACGGCGGCGGAGGGATGCCGAGGCGCGGAAGGAAAGCGCCAAGGAACGGCGTATTCTGGAAAAACGGGTCAATGAACTGGAAACCGAAATTCTGGCCCTGGAGGAAGAGCAAACCCGGATTTCGGGCCAACTTGAAGACCCCGAAAGCTATTCGGATGCGGAAAAAGCAAAGACCCTCAACCTGCAGGCCGCACGCGTCGCCAAAC
- a CDS encoding YIP1 family protein → MTRSVARNHPLAILYQPRRTVQGLLERKAGHGLAVSIAVLFGVVQSLRAVLFSGGGNPVLLLVAGAVVGLAGLYFFAWLLRNFARWFGGHAEQWEVRLALGLGLLPWTLLFGLLPLLLVRVGDAAAAQTYYPLFMVGLVYGYVILLLGLSSALRLTVLKTFFCLVVATLVSIFPLTLVAQLIFGPAT, encoded by the coding sequence ATGACCCGCTCTGTTGCCCGGAACCATCCGCTTGCCATCCTCTACCAACCCCGCCGTACGGTGCAGGGACTGCTGGAGCGGAAAGCAGGGCATGGCTTGGCGGTTTCCATCGCGGTGCTCTTTGGCGTGGTGCAAAGCCTGCGTGCGGTGCTGTTTTCAGGAGGTGGTAATCCGGTACTCTTGCTGGTGGCGGGCGCGGTTGTCGGTTTGGCCGGGCTGTATTTTTTCGCCTGGCTGCTGCGCAATTTTGCCCGCTGGTTCGGCGGCCATGCCGAGCAGTGGGAAGTACGTCTTGCTCTGGGGCTCGGCTTGTTACCCTGGACCCTGCTTTTCGGTTTGCTGCCTCTGCTTCTTGTCCGCGTGGGGGATGCCGCGGCGGCGCAAACCTATTATCCCCTGTTTATGGTGGGTCTGGTCTACGGCTACGTGATCCTGTTACTCGGTTTGTCCTCGGCCTTGCGCCTGACGGTCCTGAAAACATTCTTTTGCCTCGTGGTCGCCACGCTGGTCAGTATTTTTCCGCTCACGCTGGTGGCCCAACTGATTTTCGGTCCCGCTACCTGA
- a CDS encoding DNA repair protein RecN, translating to MLQYIKIKNLALLDEVTLELAPGFTAVTGETGAGKSVLLGALSLLSGARTDKTMIRQGQELLEVEAALWFPDSDVIDRELEALGLPACEDGVLLLQRSVARSKMPRIQINGSMATLAQLQGLGESWIDFHGPGEPQKLFQERRQLEMLDIYAGNAAELEAYRQQYHVWRALLDEITGIEQGERLDADEVDFIRKQIAKIDAVEVSEESIEELERDYSRMASAQELVGIASACAEGIGGDEGLDLQISHLVARMETLAELDAASEPLLERARSLQIELQDLGDELGRLAGDYDFDAEAIEAATERMNLWQELRRKYGGSVSSVLARREELARKIEIQGDLEGELEKRHVQAAKLEKALRKQASVLRKAREKASGQLGDKAGALLQALGFKKARLQIALTEEKELSESGDSRCCFLFAANAGQELLPLNKIASSGETARVMLALKTVLAEADATPLLVFDEVDANVGGEVGRAVGAELSRLADEHQVLCVTHLPQVASLARNHFVVTKSQDEDSTSVSIAPIHGSREARLEELARMLGDRNSASALAHARELLA from the coding sequence ATGCTGCAATACATCAAGATCAAGAACCTCGCTCTTCTGGATGAAGTCACGCTCGAACTGGCACCCGGATTTACCGCGGTCACCGGTGAGACGGGGGCGGGCAAGAGTGTCCTGCTCGGTGCGCTGAGCCTGCTTTCCGGGGCACGCACCGATAAGACCATGATCCGGCAGGGGCAGGAACTGTTGGAAGTCGAGGCGGCCCTGTGGTTTCCGGACAGTGACGTGATCGACCGTGAGCTTGAGGCGCTGGGGCTGCCGGCCTGTGAGGACGGCGTGCTTTTGCTGCAACGCTCGGTCGCACGCAGCAAGATGCCCCGCATCCAGATTAACGGGAGCATGGCGACACTGGCCCAACTTCAGGGGCTGGGGGAGTCCTGGATCGATTTTCATGGTCCGGGGGAGCCGCAGAAACTGTTTCAGGAGCGGCGTCAGTTGGAGATGCTCGACATTTACGCGGGCAATGCCGCGGAACTGGAGGCTTACCGTCAGCAATATCATGTCTGGCGGGCGCTGCTTGATGAAATTACCGGGATCGAGCAGGGCGAGCGTCTGGATGCGGACGAGGTCGATTTCATTCGCAAGCAGATCGCCAAGATCGATGCGGTGGAGGTCAGCGAGGAATCGATCGAGGAACTGGAGCGGGACTACAGCCGAATGGCGAGTGCGCAGGAACTGGTGGGGATCGCTTCCGCCTGTGCCGAAGGCATCGGTGGGGATGAGGGCTTGGATTTGCAGATCAGCCATCTGGTCGCCCGGATGGAAACCCTGGCTGAGCTGGATGCCGCCTCGGAGCCCCTGCTGGAGCGTGCCCGCAGTTTGCAGATCGAACTGCAGGACCTGGGGGATGAATTGGGCCGCTTGGCCGGCGACTATGATTTTGATGCCGAAGCGATCGAAGCTGCGACCGAACGGATGAACCTCTGGCAGGAACTGCGCCGCAAATACGGTGGCAGTGTGAGTTCGGTTCTCGCCCGCCGCGAGGAATTGGCCCGTAAAATCGAGATACAGGGCGATTTGGAAGGCGAGCTGGAAAAGCGCCATGTGCAGGCCGCCAAGCTGGAAAAGGCCTTGCGCAAGCAGGCGTCGGTGCTCCGGAAGGCGCGCGAGAAGGCTTCCGGCCAGCTGGGGGACAAGGCGGGCGCTTTGCTCCAGGCGCTTGGTTTCAAGAAGGCACGGCTGCAGATCGCGTTGACCGAAGAGAAAGAGCTCTCCGAGAGCGGCGACAGTCGTTGCTGTTTCCTCTTTGCCGCCAATGCCGGGCAGGAACTCTTACCCCTGAACAAGATCGCTTCCAGCGGAGAGACCGCGCGCGTCATGCTTGCCCTGAAGACCGTCTTGGCTGAAGCCGATGCGACGCCTTTGTTGGTCTTTGATGAGGTGGACGCGAACGTGGGGGGCGAAGTCGGCCGGGCTGTCGGCGCCGAATTGTCCCGGCTGGCGGACGAACATCAGGTTTTGTGTGTGACCCACTTGCCGCAAGTGGCGTCGCTGGCCCGCAACCATTTTGTGGTCACGAAATCCCAAGACGAGGACAGCACTTCGGTCAGCATTGCACCCATCCACGGTAGCCGCGAGGCCCGGCTTGAAGAACTGGCCCGTATGCTGGGCGACCGGAATTCCGCCTCGGCTTTGGCACACGCCCGAGAACTGCTGGCCTGA
- a CDS encoding SurA N-terminal domain-containing protein, which translates to MISWIQKHLIRHGRWIFLCLLGIVIVAFVFTIGNTPGCTTNRSAYREQKFYEYDLNSQRDMQLLSQKASMSQLLRTGRPVQNEQQFQNELMSRIALLHLADEIGIPAPSQAELTEFIKTRRAFAGPDGTFSADAYTSFVDSMESNPRVQSNLIVAVLEEDYRLEMLGETLAGPGYMLPSETMAQAQRENTSYTLASASLSYAEFKPEIEPAEEDLKSFYEENKLRYQIPERIQASYVVFPTSDYMDEVEAPTESQLREHFMENRARLVDAYKAAQKAAPTEQLAAEAKDAEADEAEVGFEDVKASVLSDWILERAGRQANHAADSFAYTLFDQGIQRNSAAFNKLLNDSGLSLKPIQPYTESGIRQRRISSAMLESAFDLNNDRYYSDAYALDDGGYGVLIYEGRIDPEIPAYEAVATEVQRDYLVEMKRELFNEKGVSLKAELEAKLTEGADFVETAKSLGLEAQSYETFKGSDAPRELSPSLIQASRGMAGGELSAMITSGGQGSFVYVIAKEVPEMGAVEEDDTTQNFLKRYNAMISSSSLMNELITNGLPEPETSADSE; encoded by the coding sequence ATGATCTCCTGGATTCAAAAACACCTCATACGCCACGGTCGCTGGATATTTCTCTGCCTCCTCGGTATCGTCATTGTCGCCTTTGTTTTCACGATCGGCAACACCCCCGGCTGCACCACCAACCGCAGCGCCTACCGCGAGCAGAAGTTCTATGAGTACGACTTGAACTCCCAACGTGACATGCAGCTGCTCAGCCAAAAGGCCTCCATGAGCCAATTGCTGCGCACCGGGCGTCCCGTACAAAACGAACAGCAGTTCCAGAACGAGCTCATGAGCCGCATTGCCCTGCTGCATCTGGCAGATGAAATCGGGATACCGGCACCGAGCCAGGCGGAACTGACCGAATTCATCAAGACACGCCGCGCCTTTGCCGGCCCGGACGGCACCTTCAGCGCCGATGCCTACACCAGCTTCGTGGATAGCATGGAGTCGAACCCGCGGGTGCAAAGCAACCTGATCGTCGCCGTGCTCGAAGAAGACTATCGTCTCGAAATGCTCGGAGAGACCCTGGCGGGCCCCGGCTACATGTTGCCTTCGGAAACCATGGCACAGGCACAACGCGAAAACACCAGCTACACCCTCGCATCCGCCTCGCTCAGCTATGCCGAGTTCAAGCCCGAAATCGAGCCGGCCGAGGAAGACCTGAAAAGCTTCTACGAGGAAAACAAGCTTCGCTATCAAATTCCGGAACGCATCCAGGCCAGCTATGTCGTCTTCCCCACCAGCGATTACATGGACGAGGTCGAGGCACCAACCGAAAGCCAGCTGCGCGAACACTTCATGGAAAACAGAGCTCGCTTGGTGGATGCGTACAAGGCCGCCCAAAAGGCCGCTCCGACCGAACAACTGGCCGCCGAGGCCAAGGATGCGGAAGCAGACGAAGCAGAGGTCGGTTTCGAAGACGTGAAGGCCTCCGTCTTGTCCGACTGGATCCTGGAACGTGCGGGCCGGCAAGCGAACCACGCAGCCGACAGCTTCGCCTACACCCTCTTCGATCAAGGCATCCAGCGCAACTCAGCCGCATTCAACAAGCTCTTGAACGACAGCGGGCTCAGCCTGAAACCGATCCAGCCTTACACGGAAAGCGGCATCCGGCAGCGTCGCATCTCGAGCGCTATGCTGGAATCCGCCTTTGACCTGAATAACGACCGCTACTACTCGGACGCCTACGCGCTCGACGACGGCGGATACGGGGTTCTCATCTATGAAGGACGCATCGATCCGGAAATTCCCGCCTACGAAGCCGTGGCCACGGAGGTACAACGTGACTATCTGGTCGAGATGAAGCGTGAACTCTTCAACGAGAAAGGCGTAAGCCTGAAAGCCGAACTCGAGGCCAAGCTGACCGAGGGCGCGGACTTTGTGGAAACCGCCAAGTCTCTCGGACTGGAAGCACAAAGCTACGAAACCTTCAAGGGCAGCGATGCCCCCCGCGAACTGAGCCCCTCCTTGATCCAGGCCTCACGCGGCATGGCCGGCGGGGAGTTGTCTGCCATGATCACCAGCGGCGGCCAGGGCAGCTTCGTCTATGTCATCGCCAAGGAAGTTCCGGAAATGGGCGCCGTCGAGGAAGATGACACCACCCAAAACTTCCTCAAGCGCTACAACGCGATGATCAGTTCCAGCTCCTTGATGAACGAATTGATCACCAACGGTCTGCCGGAGCCCGAAACAAGCGCGGATTCCGAGTAG
- a CDS encoding YihY/virulence factor BrkB family protein, which translates to MNSKVSHYVQQTERLLSRDIWELEHLGRKTARARLYMLLRVLTLTWQGLRRNNIPVQAAALTFYSLIGIGPLIALGIMISGFIIDQSPKDASGMARENLAIEALTNAIAFAAPQLELATESSDSPTAGSELGEEMKQLINGFIAKAQSGTVGVLGTLMLCVIGIQVLTSIEKSFNTLWGAERGRKLGERVVTYWTFMSLGAVLGAAALTLNVLPKVEAFMGKLPLGTLFTSLIQICSPIIAFIILTTLLAVFFRFIPNTPVQWKPAFIGATLVVVLLHLYNLLSFLYVQRVVDTRSLYGSVGIIIVLMLGLFTFWLLILLGGQVTYAVQNADFLTNENAWQRISERSKEVVSLGVLLCVAQRFQHGLPPIRSSELHQKLRVPSHILNTCVTRLCSLGYLYPVEGNTAEEERDRAYQAGKPVDSITLGRFKNDFESYGNNEGVDLVAETSPAIRSYLEDIVSLKDCGAAETKISDLVK; encoded by the coding sequence ATGAATTCAAAAGTCAGCCACTACGTACAGCAGACCGAACGACTGCTATCCCGCGACATTTGGGAACTGGAACACCTGGGGCGCAAGACTGCCCGGGCCCGGCTCTACATGTTGCTGCGGGTACTCACCCTGACCTGGCAAGGATTACGACGTAACAACATTCCTGTACAAGCAGCGGCACTCACTTTCTATTCCCTGATCGGGATCGGGCCGCTCATTGCCTTGGGCATCATGATCTCGGGCTTCATCATCGACCAAAGCCCGAAGGATGCAAGCGGCATGGCACGGGAAAACCTGGCGATCGAAGCCTTGACCAATGCCATCGCCTTTGCCGCCCCCCAACTGGAGCTGGCCACGGAAAGCAGCGACAGCCCCACCGCGGGCTCCGAACTGGGAGAGGAGATGAAGCAACTGATCAACGGCTTCATCGCCAAGGCGCAATCCGGAACCGTCGGGGTGCTCGGCACCCTCATGCTCTGCGTGATCGGGATCCAAGTACTCACTTCAATCGAGAAATCCTTTAACACCCTCTGGGGCGCGGAGCGAGGACGCAAGCTGGGCGAGCGAGTGGTGACCTACTGGACCTTCATGAGTCTGGGCGCGGTCCTCGGTGCCGCCGCATTGACCCTGAACGTCCTGCCCAAAGTCGAAGCCTTCATGGGCAAACTGCCCCTCGGCACACTCTTCACTTCGCTCATCCAGATCTGTTCGCCCATCATCGCCTTTATCATACTGACCACCCTGCTGGCAGTCTTCTTCCGCTTCATCCCCAATACCCCGGTCCAGTGGAAACCGGCCTTCATCGGAGCGACTCTGGTGGTGGTCCTGCTCCACCTCTACAACTTGCTCTCCTTTCTTTACGTGCAACGTGTGGTCGACACCCGAAGCCTCTACGGTTCGGTCGGGATCATCATCGTGCTCATGCTCGGACTGTTTACCTTCTGGTTGCTCATCCTGCTCGGAGGCCAAGTCACCTATGCCGTACAAAATGCGGATTTCCTGACAAACGAAAATGCCTGGCAGCGCATCAGCGAGCGCAGCAAGGAAGTGGTATCACTGGGCGTCCTACTCTGCGTGGCCCAACGCTTCCAACACGGCCTGCCGCCCATACGCTCCAGCGAACTGCATCAGAAGCTCCGGGTCCCCAGCCATATCCTGAATACCTGTGTCACACGTCTTTGTAGCTTGGGCTACCTCTATCCGGTCGAGGGGAACACCGCGGAAGAGGAACGGGACCGCGCCTACCAAGCCGGCAAGCCGGTCGATTCGATCACACTCGGCCGCTTCAAAAACGACTTCGAGTCCTACGGCAATAACGAGGGGGTCGACCTGGTGGCCGAAACCTCCCCGGCCATCCGGAGTTATCTGGAGGACATCGTCAGCCTGAAAGACTGCGGTGCCGCCGAAACCAAGATCAGCGACTTGGTGAAATAG
- a CDS encoding DUF4339 domain-containing protein: MSDYYIRTPEDNESRGPFDVTKLRTLAEAGQLSENTLYYDEDKEEWIPIALNEALRLEIFPVREKLKLSLKEREASQNTSERDGENTVEVEDLLEAADGNTEQKRHLKKKEKSYQRAAALSSSGLGLMVLFSAVSLIMPHFAMVSQAIEEEAYATVVNYPFLMLGFFDFLMAIFLFLAVTEVYPLLRGRAMLTLGFGVYVGWALGDPLLMIASGGAGAGIFLATISRGLPSMLIALILGLGGNGFLAYLALQDRFKDFFEVVAFELITK, from the coding sequence ATGTCCGACTATTATATTCGCACACCGGAAGATAACGAATCACGAGGCCCCTTTGATGTGACCAAGCTTCGCACGCTTGCTGAAGCCGGACAGCTTTCGGAAAACACACTTTACTACGACGAGGACAAAGAGGAGTGGATTCCCATCGCCCTGAACGAAGCGCTACGCCTTGAAATCTTCCCCGTTCGTGAAAAACTGAAGCTTTCCCTGAAGGAACGGGAAGCCTCGCAAAACACCTCCGAGCGTGACGGTGAAAACACGGTCGAAGTGGAAGACCTGCTGGAAGCCGCCGACGGCAACACCGAGCAAAAGCGGCATCTCAAGAAGAAGGAGAAGAGCTACCAGCGTGCCGCGGCCCTCTCCAGCTCGGGCCTGGGCCTGATGGTCCTCTTTTCCGCGGTGTCCCTAATCATGCCGCATTTCGCGATGGTGAGCCAGGCCATCGAGGAGGAAGCCTACGCCACGGTGGTCAATTATCCCTTCCTGATGTTGGGCTTCTTCGACTTCCTGATGGCCATCTTCCTGTTCCTGGCGGTCACCGAGGTCTATCCCCTCCTGCGGGGGCGTGCCATGCTCACCCTCGGATTCGGTGTCTATGTCGGCTGGGCACTGGGCGACCCCCTGCTCATGATCGCCTCCGGCGGTGCCGGTGCCGGTATTTTCCTCGCAACCATCTCCCGTGGGCTACCCAGCATGCTCATCGCGCTGATTCTCGGACTGGGAGGCAATGGCTTCCTCGCCTATCTGGCCTTGCAGGACCGATTCAAAGACTTCTTCGAAGTGGTCGCCTTCGAGCTGATCACCAAATAG
- a CDS encoding CPBP family intramembrane glutamic endopeptidase, which yields MEATQMPDLPLILATVLILATLGGSAVLWMMRIMKPKHQIIPDPGIHAWSIGWVNFLIFICALIFGITFTQVAGSIVFREQIKAADGELTPWLGVLAVLLLQAPMFAVYILLRRFAPGQFADRLNKNEISLWQAACIAVPAFIRGLPIIWLCSMPWSYLLEIFQQAGWIKEPEPQALVTLLASGGNPFAILLLVFCAVIVAPVVEETVFRGCIYRFFKSQTTLIPAQVISAVIFSCLHLNLLSFFPLVIVGFLLSRAYEAGGNLKTSIIFHACFNSFTLVILYLTSISEVIPKL from the coding sequence ATGGAAGCCACACAGATGCCAGACTTGCCGCTGATCCTAGCGACCGTCCTGATTCTTGCCACCCTGGGTGGCAGTGCGGTGCTCTGGATGATGCGGATAATGAAGCCGAAGCATCAGATCATTCCGGATCCGGGGATCCACGCATGGTCCATTGGCTGGGTGAATTTCCTGATCTTCATCTGTGCGCTCATCTTCGGCATTACATTCACGCAAGTCGCCGGCAGTATCGTGTTCAGGGAACAGATCAAGGCTGCGGACGGCGAACTGACCCCCTGGCTGGGCGTTCTCGCCGTGCTCTTGCTCCAAGCACCGATGTTCGCCGTCTACATCCTGCTGCGGCGCTTTGCCCCCGGCCAGTTTGCCGACCGGTTGAACAAGAATGAGATTAGCCTCTGGCAGGCAGCCTGCATCGCGGTACCGGCCTTCATCCGGGGCTTACCCATTATCTGGTTGTGCTCGATGCCATGGAGCTACCTGCTGGAAATCTTCCAGCAAGCGGGCTGGATCAAGGAACCGGAACCCCAGGCATTGGTCACCCTGCTGGCGTCCGGCGGCAACCCCTTCGCCATCCTTCTACTCGTGTTCTGCGCCGTCATCGTGGCCCCGGTTGTCGAGGAAACCGTCTTCCGCGGGTGCATTTACCGTTTTTTCAAAAGCCAGACGACCCTCATTCCGGCCCAGGTCATCAGCGCGGTCATCTTCTCCTGCCTACACCTCAACCTGCTCTCGTTTTTCCCCCTCGTCATCGTGGGATTCCTTTTATCTAGGGCCTATGAGGCCGGTGGCAACCTGAAGACATCGATCATCTTCCATGCATGCTTCAATAGTTTCACGCTCGTTATCCTGTACCTGACCAGCATATCGGAGGTCATTCCGAAGCTCTAG
- a CDS encoding dihydroorotase has translation MSDILWISGGRVIDPANGRDGIGDVFAVNGKIVDKLSDTQKAEARKVDASGLVVAPGLVDIHVHFRDPGQTHKEDIKTGSRAAAAGGFTTVVCMPNTSPVCDNAGTILRIVDKAKQQSVIRIYPTGCLTLGMEGEKLAPTGQLKSAGVVAVTDDGKCVQRNEIMRRAVEYAKMFDLPVMDHCQDASLTAGAVMNEGDWSLKLGLRGWPREAEDIIVARNVILAELTGAHIHMQHVSSARSVGILRRAIRHGIPVSGEASPHHIEFTDACLEDYDTGFKMNPPLRTDEDREALIQGLCDGTLCCIATDHAPHSPTEKDCEFDYAPFGIIGLENSLASSLGTLYHSGRLSLSEVIALMTHKGAEICKLEAGTLSTGANADICIFDPDEAWTVNPDAFFSKSRNCPWNGRQLKGKVKSTIVGGKEVYDGASIVA, from the coding sequence ATGAGTGACATACTTTGGATCAGTGGCGGGCGTGTAATCGACCCGGCAAACGGGCGGGATGGCATCGGCGACGTATTTGCCGTGAATGGCAAGATCGTGGACAAGCTGAGCGACACGCAAAAAGCGGAAGCGCGCAAGGTGGATGCCTCCGGACTCGTGGTAGCCCCCGGACTCGTTGACATTCACGTCCACTTCCGCGATCCCGGCCAAACGCACAAGGAAGACATCAAGACCGGTTCCCGGGCCGCCGCAGCCGGCGGGTTCACCACCGTGGTCTGCATGCCGAACACCAGCCCGGTCTGTGACAATGCAGGAACGATCCTCCGCATCGTCGACAAGGCGAAGCAGCAGTCCGTCATCCGCATCTACCCGACCGGCTGCCTGACCCTCGGCATGGAGGGCGAGAAACTGGCCCCGACCGGACAACTCAAGAGTGCCGGTGTTGTCGCCGTGACCGACGACGGCAAGTGCGTGCAGCGCAATGAAATCATGCGCCGTGCGGTGGAATACGCCAAGATGTTCGACCTGCCGGTCATGGATCACTGCCAGGATGCCAGCCTGACCGCCGGTGCGGTCATGAACGAGGGCGACTGGTCGCTCAAGCTCGGCCTGCGCGGCTGGCCCCGTGAAGCGGAAGACATCATCGTCGCCCGCAACGTCATCCTGGCGGAGCTCACCGGTGCCCATATCCATATGCAGCACGTGAGCTCGGCCCGCTCCGTCGGCATTCTGCGCCGAGCGATCCGCCACGGGATCCCGGTCAGCGGCGAAGCCAGCCCGCACCATATCGAATTCACCGATGCCTGCCTGGAAGACTACGACACGGGCTTTAAGATGAACCCGCCGCTGCGTACCGATGAGGACCGCGAAGCCCTGATCCAAGGACTCTGCGACGGCACGCTGTGCTGCATTGCCACCGACCACGCGCCCCACTCGCCCACCGAAAAGGACTGCGAGTTCGACTATGCGCCCTTCGGGATCATCGGCTTGGAAAACTCGCTCGCCAGCAGTCTGGGCACACTCTACCACAGCGGCCGGCTCTCCCTCAGCGAGGTGATCGCCCTGATGACCCACAAGGGTGCCGAAATCTGCAAACTCGAGGCCGGCACCCTCAGCACCGGCGCCAACGCCGACATCTGCATCTTTGACCCGGACGAAGCGTGGACCGTCAATCCGGACGCTTTCTTCAGCAAATCCCGCAATTGCCCATGGAACGGCCGTCAACTCAAAGGCAAGGTCAAGTCAACCATCGTCGGCGGCAAAGAAGTCTATGACGGTGCCAGCATAGTGGCGTAG